A single Stutzerimonas stutzeri DNA region contains:
- a CDS encoding glycosyltransferase, with product MKVLFLVQAEQRAILDRLYQAVQDNCLCDIRRLDRDQQANLRGYFHEHVDSTRYDRIVFFLRFKQEIKQVGFIRSIPNLVILEHDAYQNYITGKYSQKFSAHYRRLPWVRVISSGYMVSERLRQEGFDAVFVPKGYDQALLRDLGQVRDIELAFVGSTKSGAYSERKALLDELAKVEDLVVTRTQSGEDYCNTLNRIRFFVSADVGMGEYMIKNFEAMACGCVLLAWDQGEAENEALGFVDMENLVLYRSVDELRSKLVMLRSDPDLAARIASAGRALAEREYSFSRIGQRIVQALDKPLRDRPPMGLLDRLRLFWRLK from the coding sequence TTGAAAGTACTATTTCTGGTTCAGGCCGAGCAGCGCGCCATTCTGGATCGGCTTTATCAAGCGGTTCAAGACAATTGTTTATGCGACATACGTCGGCTGGATCGCGATCAGCAGGCGAACCTGCGGGGTTATTTTCATGAGCATGTAGACTCCACCCGGTATGACCGGATCGTATTTTTTTTACGTTTCAAACAAGAGATCAAACAAGTCGGTTTTATTCGTTCGATCCCTAATCTTGTGATTCTGGAACATGATGCTTACCAGAACTATATAACCGGCAAATACAGTCAAAAATTCAGCGCCCACTATCGGCGCTTGCCGTGGGTGCGTGTGATTAGCTCCGGTTACATGGTCAGCGAGCGGCTTCGCCAGGAAGGTTTCGATGCAGTCTTCGTTCCCAAGGGTTACGACCAGGCATTGCTGCGCGATCTGGGGCAGGTGCGCGATATCGAACTGGCCTTCGTCGGCAGCACCAAAAGCGGCGCCTATAGCGAACGCAAGGCACTGCTCGATGAGCTGGCAAAAGTCGAGGACCTGGTCGTTACCCGCACCCAGTCCGGCGAGGATTATTGCAATACCCTCAACCGCATTCGCTTCTTCGTCAGTGCCGACGTCGGCATGGGCGAATATATGATCAAAAACTTCGAAGCGATGGCCTGCGGTTGTGTATTGCTGGCCTGGGATCAGGGCGAGGCAGAAAATGAGGCGCTGGGTTTCGTCGATATGGAAAACCTAGTGCTTTACCGCAGCGTCGATGAATTGCGAAGCAAGCTTGTGATGTTGCGTTCGGATCCCGACCTGGCGGCGCGCATCGCTTCTGCGGGTCGGGCCTTGGCAGAGCGGGAGTACAGCTTCTCGCGCATCGGGCAACGTATCGTCCAGGCGTTGGATAAGCCGCTACGGGACCGCCCACCGATGGGCCTGCTGGATCGATTGCGCCTGTTCTGGAGGCTGAAGTGA
- a CDS encoding glycosyltransferase family 4 protein, with product MQLAFILYKYFPFGGLQRDFMRIALECQRRGHDVRVYTMIWEGDVPDGFEVLIAPVKALFNHTRNERFTEWVEQDLLKRPVSRVIGFNKMPGLDVYYAADPCFEEKAQTLRNPIYRRWGRYKHFAEYERAVFEPRSNTDILMISEVQQPLFVKHYATPPERFHLLPPGIALDRRAPADAAGIRAAFREEFELDNDELLLVQIGSGFKTKGLDRTLKALASLPRALKKRTRLFVIGQDDPKPFLLQAKTLGVSAQVEFLKGRSDIPRFLLGADLLIHPAYNENTGTVLLEALVAGLPVLVTDVCGYAHYITDADCGRVVPSPYQQGDLDRMLAEMLEDNVQRSRWARNALAYADRADLYSMPARAADVILADRP from the coding sequence ATGCAACTGGCCTTCATCCTGTACAAGTATTTCCCCTTCGGCGGGCTGCAGCGCGACTTCATGCGAATCGCACTGGAATGCCAGCGCCGGGGGCATGACGTTCGCGTCTATACGATGATCTGGGAGGGCGATGTCCCTGACGGATTCGAGGTCCTGATCGCGCCAGTCAAAGCGCTTTTCAACCACACCCGCAACGAGCGCTTCACCGAATGGGTCGAGCAGGATCTGCTGAAGCGGCCGGTAAGCCGCGTGATCGGCTTCAACAAGATGCCGGGGCTCGATGTGTACTACGCTGCCGACCCGTGTTTCGAGGAGAAGGCGCAGACTCTGCGCAATCCGATCTATCGCCGCTGGGGTCGCTACAAGCATTTCGCCGAATATGAGCGGGCGGTGTTCGAGCCTCGCTCGAACACCGACATCCTGATGATCTCCGAGGTGCAGCAGCCGCTGTTCGTCAAGCACTACGCCACGCCGCCCGAACGCTTTCATCTGCTGCCGCCAGGCATCGCCCTGGATCGCCGCGCGCCGGCCGATGCCGCTGGGATTCGGGCGGCCTTTCGTGAAGAGTTCGAACTGGATAACGATGAATTGCTGCTGGTACAGATCGGCTCCGGCTTCAAGACCAAGGGGCTGGACCGTACGCTGAAGGCACTCGCCTCGCTCCCGCGCGCGCTGAAAAAACGCACACGCCTGTTCGTGATCGGCCAGGACGATCCCAAGCCGTTCCTGCTACAGGCCAAGACCCTGGGCGTTTCGGCACAGGTCGAGTTCCTCAAGGGGCGAAGCGACATTCCACGTTTTTTGCTCGGAGCCGACTTGTTGATCCATCCGGCCTACAACGAGAACACCGGCACCGTGCTGCTCGAAGCGCTGGTGGCGGGATTGCCGGTGCTGGTAACCGATGTCTGCGGTTACGCGCATTACATTACCGACGCGGACTGCGGGCGGGTTGTGCCGAGCCCGTACCAGCAGGGTGATCTCGACCGCATGCTGGCCGAAATGCTGGAGGACAATGTGCAGCGCAGCCGCTGGGCACGTAATGCGTTGGCTTATGCCGATCGCGCTGATCTGTACAGCATGCCCGCACGCGCGGCCGATGTGATTCTGGCGGATCGCCCATGA
- the waaF gene encoding lipopolysaccharide heptosyltransferase II, with amino-acid sequence MNILIVGPSWVGDMVMAQTLFACLKQRHPDCHIDVLAPEWSRPILERMPEVRQALSFPVGHGVLDMATRRSVAQGLRGQYQQAILLPNSLKSALVPFFAGIPKRTGWRGEMRFGLLNDMRKLDKQRYPLMIERFMALAFEPGAELPRPYPKPSLRIDAESREAALTRFDLSVDRPVLALCPGAEFGESKRWPAEHFAQVAEAKIREGWQVWLFGSKNDHSVGEDIRQRLIPGLREEALNLAGETSLAEAIDLLSCADAVVSNDSGLMHVAAALARPLVSVYGSTSPAFTPPLSEQVEIVRLGLDCSPCFERTCRFGHNNCMRELGPRSVIDALDRLVPQPIEVR; translated from the coding sequence ATGAATATTCTGATTGTGGGTCCCAGCTGGGTCGGCGACATGGTGATGGCGCAGACCCTGTTCGCATGCCTGAAGCAGCGCCATCCGGACTGCCATATCGACGTACTGGCACCGGAGTGGAGCCGGCCGATCCTCGAGCGGATGCCCGAAGTGCGCCAGGCGCTGAGCTTTCCGGTGGGGCACGGCGTGCTCGACATGGCGACCCGGCGCAGCGTCGCGCAGGGCTTGCGGGGGCAGTATCAGCAGGCGATCCTGCTGCCCAATTCATTGAAATCGGCGCTCGTGCCGTTTTTTGCGGGCATCCCCAAGCGCACCGGCTGGCGCGGCGAGATGCGTTTCGGCCTGCTCAACGACATGCGCAAGCTGGACAAGCAGCGTTATCCGCTGATGATCGAGCGCTTCATGGCGCTGGCGTTCGAGCCCGGCGCCGAACTGCCCAGGCCCTACCCGAAGCCGTCCCTGCGCATTGATGCCGAAAGCCGCGAGGCCGCGTTGACGCGTTTCGACCTGAGTGTCGATCGGCCTGTACTGGCGCTGTGCCCGGGCGCGGAGTTCGGCGAATCCAAGCGTTGGCCGGCCGAGCATTTCGCTCAGGTCGCCGAGGCGAAGATCCGCGAGGGCTGGCAGGTCTGGCTGTTCGGTTCGAAGAATGATCATTCGGTAGGCGAGGATATCCGCCAGCGCCTGATTCCGGGGCTGCGCGAAGAGGCGCTCAATCTCGCGGGGGAAACCAGCCTGGCCGAAGCGATCGATTTGCTGTCCTGTGCCGACGCGGTGGTGTCGAACGATTCGGGGCTGATGCATGTGGCCGCCGCACTCGCCCGGCCATTGGTGTCGGTCTATGGCTCCACCTCGCCGGCGTTCACCCCGCCGCTGTCCGAGCAGGTCGAAATCGTGCGTTTGGGTCTCGATTGCAGCCCCTGTTTCGAGCGCACCTGCCGCTTCGGTCACAACAACTGCATGCGTGAGCTCGGACCGCGCTCAGTGATCGACGCACTGGATCGCCTCGTGCCACAGCCGATCGAGGTGCGCTGA
- the waaC gene encoding lipopolysaccharide heptosyltransferase I gives MRVLLIKTSSLGDVVHTLPALTDAQRAIPGIQFDWVVEEGFAEIPAWHPVVAQVIPVAIRRWRKHPFRTFRSGEWRRFKARLREAHYDLVIDAQGLLKSAWLTRYVNASVAGLDRESAREPMASRFYDRRYAVPRDQHALERVRQLFAQSLGYPNPVSIADYGLDRSLLATPNEQPYLLFLHGTTWPSKHWPERYWRELAERMSEYGWAIRLPWGNADEKARAERIAQGLEGVSVLPRLNLGGIAKVIAGARACVAVDTGLGHLAAALDVPSISLYGPTLPGRVGAYGRSQVHLCASGPNAGKGDRHKPCFDELLPERVASELKALLRSSETP, from the coding sequence GTGAGGGTGTTGCTGATCAAGACGTCCTCGCTGGGCGATGTCGTGCATACGCTTCCGGCTTTGACCGATGCGCAGCGCGCGATACCCGGCATCCAGTTCGATTGGGTCGTCGAGGAGGGCTTTGCTGAAATCCCGGCGTGGCATCCCGTCGTCGCCCAGGTCATCCCCGTGGCGATCCGGCGCTGGCGCAAGCACCCTTTTCGAACCTTTCGTTCTGGTGAATGGCGACGCTTCAAGGCGCGTTTGCGCGAGGCCCATTATGATCTGGTCATCGATGCCCAGGGGCTGCTCAAGAGCGCCTGGCTGACCCGCTACGTCAACGCCTCGGTCGCTGGGCTGGACCGCGAATCGGCGCGCGAGCCGATGGCGTCGCGTTTTTATGATCGCCGCTACGCCGTACCTCGAGACCAGCATGCCCTCGAGCGTGTGCGGCAATTGTTCGCGCAGTCGCTCGGTTATCCGAATCCTGTGTCGATTGCCGATTACGGGCTCGATCGTAGCCTGCTGGCGACGCCAAACGAGCAGCCCTATCTGTTGTTCCTGCATGGCACCACCTGGCCGAGCAAGCATTGGCCGGAGCGGTACTGGCGAGAGCTGGCCGAGCGCATGAGCGAGTACGGCTGGGCGATCCGCCTGCCCTGGGGCAATGCGGACGAGAAGGCCCGCGCCGAGCGAATCGCGCAGGGCCTGGAGGGCGTGTCGGTATTGCCCCGGCTGAATCTCGGCGGTATCGCCAAGGTGATCGCCGGCGCGCGTGCCTGTGTGGCTGTGGATACCGGGCTCGGCCATCTGGCGGCGGCGCTGGATGTACCGAGCATCTCGCTTTATGGTCCGACCCTGCCGGGGCGCGTCGGTGCTTATGGGCGGTCGCAGGTTCATCTCTGCGCCAGTGGCCCGAACGCCGGCAAGGGCGACCGGCATAAACCCTGCTTCGACGAGCTCCTGCCCGAGCGCGTCGCCAGTGAACTCAAGGCCCTGTTGCGGTCATCGGAGACACCCTGA
- a CDS encoding glycosyltransferase, which produces MTASDPWVLQFCHGYDGPFLDCARQYAALFTGTPYKVCTVYLTGSPSDEVIRGSASDEVIFLGYDSKDVRGLKVGAMRRLRSIAAKRDYRLCIAHRFKPIYIALLATGLPVIGVHHAFGVYSRPMRRWFVNRFRARLLLLGVSNAVRDEMRADLPGWESARIETLYNRIDVAAVQAEQISRLDARAALQLPPDAWVVGNAGRLHPDKDQATLIRGFARALPRLPANSLLAIMGSGRLDAQLRQLARDLGVADQVRFLGQVQHGRRYFKAFDLFALTSDHEPFGMVLLEAMAAGVPVVCTDCGGGREVVDSQSLLFGLGDFDALSALMVRMVSEEACSAESEKLSAHLVEHFSDAAARQRFWNLPIMHLFGSL; this is translated from the coding sequence ATGACAGCGTCCGATCCATGGGTTTTGCAGTTCTGCCATGGCTATGACGGTCCGTTTCTGGACTGTGCGCGTCAGTACGCCGCGCTTTTCACAGGCACGCCGTACAAGGTCTGTACCGTCTACCTGACCGGGTCGCCGAGCGACGAGGTCATTCGCGGTTCGGCTTCGGATGAGGTGATCTTTCTCGGCTACGACAGCAAGGATGTGCGTGGGCTCAAAGTCGGTGCCATGCGCCGGCTTCGCAGCATCGCGGCCAAGCGAGATTATCGGCTCTGCATCGCTCATCGGTTCAAACCGATCTACATTGCGTTGCTGGCGACCGGGCTGCCGGTGATTGGCGTACATCATGCCTTCGGCGTTTATAGCCGGCCCATGCGGCGCTGGTTCGTCAATCGCTTCCGTGCCCGCTTGCTGTTGCTCGGCGTTTCCAACGCGGTGCGTGACGAGATGCGTGCTGATCTTCCCGGCTGGGAAAGCGCGCGTATCGAAACCCTTTACAATCGCATCGACGTCGCCGCCGTGCAGGCCGAGCAGATTTCCCGCCTTGACGCCCGCGCGGCGTTGCAGCTGCCTCCGGACGCCTGGGTGGTTGGCAATGCCGGCCGCCTGCACCCTGACAAGGATCAGGCCACCCTGATCCGAGGTTTCGCCCGGGCATTGCCGCGACTACCCGCCAACAGCCTGCTTGCGATCATGGGCAGCGGCCGGCTGGATGCGCAACTTCGCCAACTGGCCAGGGACCTGGGTGTCGCCGATCAGGTGCGATTTCTCGGGCAGGTGCAGCACGGCAGACGCTACTTCAAAGCGTTCGATCTCTTTGCGTTGACCTCAGACCACGAGCCATTCGGCATGGTGCTGCTGGAAGCCATGGCGGCCGGGGTGCCGGTGGTCTGCACCGATTGTGGCGGCGGGCGTGAGGTGGTGGATAGCCAAAGCCTGCTGTTTGGGCTGGGCGACTTCGATGCCTTGAGCGCCTTGATGGTGCGAATGGTAAGTGAAGAGGCGTGCAGTGCGGAAAGTGAAAAGCTGTCCGCTCATCTTGTGGAACATTTCTCCGATGCGGCTGCTCGGCAGCGATTTTGGAACCTGCCCATCATGCATTTATTCGGTTCGCTCTAA
- a CDS encoding lipopolysaccharide kinase InaA family protein, which yields MTLEQLRRAGRHPALPLSVALGADELHIARWLRVLPGQRYVAQAQWRGRPVLAKLMVGDRAHRHFERERHGAELLAEQHLTTPALLEQGFEEGAGGWLLFEFLEGARSLHDAWLEVSRQLPLSDDQQSVLGSALAEIARLHAKGLWQSDLHLDNLMRHEGRLYLIDGGGVRAEVPGEPLSRGLVQDNLALFFAQLPASLEPFIEELLVSYLLANNTHALALEALLDKVHTARRQRLADYLKKVGRDCTAFSVRHDSHGLVAVRREREAQLTTLLSAPDEFIAAGSALKKGGSATVAHVDVEGESFVIKRYNIKNLAHWLKRFWRPSRAWHSWVEAHRLDLLGIATPQPLAMIEMRRFGLRGRSYLITEYVSGQDIIARFEPYVNATPPEQELQALEQLFAALIRERISHGDLKGTNLLWQDGSWALIDLDALHQHRSVARFRQAFARDRARLLRNWPVDSALYRLLDRRLPKDSLRQDA from the coding sequence GTGACGCTTGAACAATTGCGCCGGGCTGGGCGGCATCCAGCGCTGCCCCTGAGTGTCGCGCTGGGCGCCGACGAACTGCATATAGCGCGCTGGCTACGCGTACTGCCTGGCCAGCGCTATGTCGCGCAGGCGCAATGGCGAGGGCGTCCGGTGCTGGCCAAGCTGATGGTGGGCGACCGCGCGCACCGCCATTTCGAGCGTGAACGACATGGCGCGGAGCTGCTCGCCGAACAGCACCTGACCACTCCCGCATTGCTGGAGCAGGGGTTCGAAGAGGGGGCCGGCGGTTGGCTGCTGTTCGAGTTCCTGGAGGGCGCGCGCAGCCTGCATGATGCATGGCTGGAGGTGTCTCGACAGTTGCCACTGAGTGACGATCAACAGTCGGTGCTGGGCAGTGCGCTGGCCGAGATTGCCCGCCTGCATGCGAAAGGGCTTTGGCAGAGTGATCTGCACCTGGACAACCTGATGCGCCACGAGGGGCGGCTGTACCTGATCGATGGCGGCGGCGTTCGCGCCGAAGTGCCCGGCGAGCCGTTGTCGCGAGGGCTTGTACAGGACAACCTCGCGCTGTTCTTCGCGCAATTGCCCGCGTCGCTGGAACCCTTCATCGAAGAGTTGCTGGTGAGCTATCTGCTGGCCAACAACACCCACGCGCTTGCGCTCGAAGCCCTGCTCGACAAGGTGCACACGGCGCGACGGCAGCGGCTCGCCGACTATCTGAAAAAGGTCGGCCGCGATTGCACGGCGTTCAGCGTGCGTCACGACAGCCACGGTCTGGTCGCGGTGCGACGCGAGCGCGAGGCGCAATTGACGACCCTGCTAAGTGCCCCGGATGAGTTCATCGCAGCAGGCTCGGCGCTGAAGAAAGGCGGGAGCGCCACGGTTGCGCATGTCGATGTGGAAGGCGAGTCGTTTGTCATCAAACGCTACAACATCAAGAACCTGGCGCACTGGCTGAAACGTTTCTGGCGTCCGTCTCGCGCCTGGCACAGTTGGGTCGAGGCCCATCGCCTGGACCTGCTGGGCATCGCCACACCGCAGCCACTGGCGATGATCGAGATGCGACGTTTTGGTCTTCGGGGGCGCAGCTATCTGATTACCGAGTATGTAAGCGGGCAAGATATAATCGCGCGCTTCGAGCCATACGTGAACGCGACGCCGCCGGAGCAGGAGCTTCAGGCGCTGGAGCAGCTGTTCGCTGCGCTGATCCGCGAGCGTATCAGCCATGGCGACCTCAAGGGCACCAACCTGCTCTGGCAGGACGGCAGCTGGGCGTTGATCGATCTGGATGCGCTGCACCAGCATCGTAGCGTAGCGCGGTTTCGCCAGGCCTTCGCCAGGGACCGTGCGCGTCTGCTGCGCAACTGGCCTGTCGACAGCGCCCTGTACCGTTTGCTGGATCGGCGTTTACCGAAGGACAGCTTGAGGCAGGACGCCTGA
- a CDS encoding carbamoyltransferase family protein produces the protein MALTILGLSGALSHDPSAALYIDGKLIAAAEEERFVRDKHAKNRMPYESAKFCLEQAGIKPSDVDVVAIPFAPISLFEKARWHYAKRYWYAPDRALDAILFGNRRYKRYYKRIQWCLQQLGFDLKKIKIEPVEHHLAHASSAYHCSGFTEKTAILGIDGKGEYATTFFGYGENGRIHKIKEFYDPDSLGGLYGAITEFLGFEMLDGEFKVMGMAPYGDASKYDFSRLAKFEDGELIINTDYANVIGLRRYKEKGKGYYFSPKLIEWLGPKREGDIADDPYIHYAASMQALFEKLALEMMDYYLGDIIRQTGKIAFAGGCALNVKLNQKIIARPEVKELFVQPASGDAGTAVGAAAYISHQRGVPVEKMEHVYLGPAYSNEDIIAACARHPNKPAWEQIENMPQRIAQIMVDGNPVAWFQGRMEFGPRALGGRSIIGCPSVPGVANRINEQIKFRERWRPFCPSMLDTVAPQMLKVDHPSPFMTFTFEVNEGWKERVGEVVHEDGTSRAQVLERRHNPRWYDLMLELEKLTGNGVSLNTSLNRRGEPMICSPTDALNMFYGSDLQYLIMEDVLVVKGDKLA, from the coding sequence GTGGCACTGACGATTCTCGGCCTTTCCGGCGCCCTCAGTCACGATCCTTCCGCGGCGCTGTACATCGACGGCAAGCTCATCGCCGCAGCGGAAGAAGAGCGGTTCGTGCGCGACAAGCATGCCAAGAATCGCATGCCCTACGAGTCGGCCAAGTTCTGCCTGGAACAGGCCGGTATCAAGCCGTCCGACGTCGACGTCGTGGCCATCCCTTTTGCGCCGATCAGCCTCTTCGAAAAAGCACGGTGGCATTACGCCAAACGCTACTGGTACGCCCCGGATCGCGCGCTGGATGCCATCCTGTTCGGCAATCGGCGCTACAAACGCTACTACAAGCGCATTCAATGGTGCCTGCAACAGCTGGGTTTCGATCTGAAAAAAATCAAGATCGAGCCGGTCGAGCATCATCTGGCGCACGCGTCGAGCGCTTATCACTGCTCGGGCTTTACGGAAAAAACCGCCATTCTCGGTATCGATGGCAAAGGTGAGTACGCCACCACCTTTTTTGGCTATGGCGAGAATGGCCGGATCCACAAGATCAAGGAATTCTACGATCCGGATTCGCTCGGCGGTCTGTACGGCGCCATCACCGAATTCCTCGGCTTCGAAATGCTCGATGGCGAATTCAAGGTCATGGGCATGGCGCCCTATGGCGATGCGAGCAAGTACGACTTTTCTCGTCTGGCCAAATTCGAGGATGGGGAGCTGATCATCAACACCGATTACGCCAACGTCATCGGTTTGCGCCGCTACAAGGAGAAGGGCAAGGGCTACTACTTTTCGCCCAAGCTGATCGAGTGGCTGGGACCGAAGCGCGAAGGCGATATCGCCGACGACCCGTACATCCACTATGCCGCCAGCATGCAGGCACTGTTCGAAAAGCTGGCGTTGGAAATGATGGATTACTACCTGGGCGACATCATTCGCCAGACCGGCAAGATCGCGTTCGCCGGAGGTTGCGCGCTCAACGTCAAGCTGAACCAGAAAATCATCGCGCGTCCGGAAGTAAAGGAACTGTTCGTGCAACCCGCTTCCGGCGATGCCGGTACGGCGGTCGGCGCAGCGGCATACATTTCGCACCAGCGCGGCGTGCCGGTGGAAAAGATGGAGCACGTCTATCTCGGCCCCGCGTACTCGAACGAAGACATCATCGCGGCCTGTGCACGGCATCCGAACAAGCCGGCGTGGGAACAAATCGAGAATATGCCGCAGCGCATCGCGCAGATCATGGTCGACGGCAATCCGGTGGCCTGGTTCCAGGGTCGGATGGAGTTCGGTCCGCGTGCCCTGGGCGGACGCTCCATCATTGGCTGCCCGAGCGTGCCCGGAGTGGCCAACCGCATCAACGAGCAGATCAAGTTCCGTGAACGCTGGAGACCCTTCTGCCCGTCGATGCTCGACACCGTCGCGCCGCAGATGCTCAAGGTCGATCATCCGAGCCCGTTCATGACGTTCACGTTTGAAGTGAACGAGGGCTGGAAGGAGCGCGTCGGCGAGGTGGTACACGAAGACGGCACATCGCGAGCGCAGGTCCTCGAGCGTCGCCACAACCCTCGCTGGTATGACCTGATGCTCGAACTGGAGAAACTCACCGGCAACGGCGTCTCGCTCAACACGTCGCTCAACCGTCGTGGGGAGCCGATGATCTGTTCCCCGACCGATGCGCTGAACATGTTCTATGGCTCGGATCTGCAGTACCTGATCATGGAAGATGTGTTGGTTGTAAAGGGTGACAAGCTGGCATGA
- the rfaP gene encoding lipopolysaccharide core heptose(I) kinase RfaP: MKLILTEPFKSLWAGRDAFEAVEQLQGQVYRQLEGRRTLRTEVDGRGYFVKIHRGIGWAEILKNLSTAKAPVLGAGQEWRAIQRLHEVGVPTMTAVAYGERGGNPATQHSFIITEELAPTVSLEDYSIDWLQNPPDPVLKRALIAEVARMTGTMHRAGVNHRDCYICHFLLHTDTPVRADALRLSVIDLHRAQVRDRTPLRWRDKDLAGLYFSALGIGLTKRDRLRFLSGYFQMPLRRILRDEAPLLSRLQRKAEQLQSRYHRKYAPGAQQ, from the coding sequence ATGAAGCTCATCCTCACTGAGCCGTTCAAGTCGCTCTGGGCCGGTCGTGATGCGTTCGAGGCTGTCGAGCAGTTGCAGGGGCAGGTCTACCGGCAACTCGAAGGCCGGCGTACGCTGCGCACCGAGGTCGATGGGCGCGGTTACTTCGTGAAGATCCATCGTGGCATCGGCTGGGCGGAAATCCTCAAGAACCTGAGCACCGCCAAGGCGCCGGTGCTGGGAGCGGGGCAGGAATGGCGCGCGATCCAGCGCCTGCACGAGGTCGGGGTGCCGACCATGACCGCGGTGGCCTACGGCGAGCGCGGCGGCAATCCGGCGACGCAGCATTCGTTCATCATCACCGAGGAGTTGGCGCCGACGGTCAGCCTTGAAGATTACAGCATCGACTGGCTGCAAAATCCGCCTGATCCTGTCCTCAAGCGCGCGCTGATCGCCGAAGTGGCGCGCATGACCGGCACCATGCACCGCGCTGGAGTCAATCATCGCGACTGCTACATCTGCCACTTCCTGCTGCACACCGATACGCCGGTCCGTGCCGATGCGCTGCGCCTGTCGGTGATCGATCTGCATCGCGCGCAGGTCCGCGACCGGACGCCGCTGCGGTGGCGCGACAAGGACCTGGCCGGGTTGTATTTCTCGGCGCTCGGGATCGGCCTGACCAAACGCGACAGGTTGAGGTTTCTGAGCGGCTATTTTCAGATGCCCCTGCGCCGGATCCTGCGCGATGAAGCCCCGCTGCTGTCCCGTCTGCAACGCAAGGCGGAACAGCTGCAAAGCCGCTATCACCGCAAATACGCGCCCGGGGCTCAGCAATGA
- a CDS encoding lipopolysaccharide kinase InaA family protein, with amino-acid sequence MSDWQIVGETSADVAHAFADLETVFALEGERVASDPLSEVIRINISGKCFYVKRYWTAGKGLRRFVGRPRVEAEWQNLQHFSEWGIAVAPLVAWGMQRRAGFFQRGALITSEVPGTTDMAAMACAGDPRLADRRWVRGVSEQLAHATRTLHDHRFAHNDLKWRNLLVNEAGRLFLIDCPSGDFWRGPFLHRRIIKDLACLDKVARYTLSRTQRLRFFLLYQRRARMAADDKTMIRKILAYFEGRE; translated from the coding sequence ATGAGCGACTGGCAAATCGTCGGCGAAACAAGCGCCGACGTCGCGCATGCGTTTGCTGATCTGGAGACGGTTTTTGCGCTGGAAGGCGAGCGGGTCGCCAGTGACCCGCTGTCCGAGGTCATCCGTATCAACATTTCCGGCAAGTGCTTCTACGTGAAGCGTTACTGGACGGCGGGCAAAGGCTTGCGGCGTTTCGTTGGGCGCCCGCGTGTCGAAGCCGAGTGGCAGAATCTTCAGCACTTCAGCGAGTGGGGCATTGCCGTTGCGCCGCTGGTTGCCTGGGGGATGCAGCGCCGTGCAGGATTCTTCCAGCGTGGCGCCCTGATTACCTCGGAAGTACCTGGTACCACGGACATGGCGGCCATGGCATGCGCAGGTGACCCGAGGTTGGCGGACCGCCGCTGGGTGCGCGGGGTCAGCGAGCAGTTGGCCCATGCGACGCGCACGCTGCACGATCATCGCTTTGCGCATAACGATCTGAAATGGCGGAACCTGCTGGTCAACGAGGCGGGCAGGTTGTTTCTGATCGATTGCCCATCAGGGGATTTCTGGCGCGGGCCGTTTCTCCATCGCCGCATCATCAAGGACCTGGCTTGCCTGGACAAGGTGGCGCGCTACACGTTGTCTCGTACACAGCGCTTGCGCTTCTTTCTGCTCTACCAGCGGCGGGCGCGAATGGCCGCTGACGACAAGACGATGATCCGCAAGATCCTCGCCTACTTCGAGGGCCGCGAATGA